One Thomasclavelia spiroformis DSM 1552 DNA window includes the following coding sequences:
- a CDS encoding glycoside hydrolase family 3 N-terminal domain-containing protein, whose translation MKKRKLLASSLALAMTIGATMNLSLVNAQSRIDQIMEGMTLDQKITQMIMPDFRQWQQEGETAVSDLTVLNDEVAKIIDDYDFGGVILFANNVKETEQTLKLTNDLQEAAISNKAGNGNLPLLITIDQEGGIVYRLGSGTALPGNMALGATRSVEAANDVGEVIGRELNELGINVNFAPSFDTNNNPNNPVIGLRSISSDPNLVAELGVPMMKGMQKHNVATAAKHFPGHGDTATDSHTGLPLVDKSYEELSKLELIPFQAAVDNGVDMLMTAHIQYPQIEKDTVKSIADGSEVYVPATLSDDIIKGVVREKMNFDGVVVTDAMNMDAIAKNFGEAQAVIMAIQADVDICLMPTILRSKADVAKLDTIISEVKNAINEGTITEDDLNDSVRRILTLKENRGILDYADDTRTWEEKLANANEQVGSKENRDIEREVSAQAVTITKNEDNILPLRPKDGEKVLLLGAYDNELPGMELSMRRLIGENVISSNVSYESFRYNSNTTIADLKDKIDSADYVIVISEIGSAAQMEQTHWLTRVPTEVVNYANEVNKDAVVLSISKPYDVANYPNAKAVAAVYGNKGMDPTEGLTPDSAFGPNIPAGIEVIFGGHAATGKLPVDVNKFENGSFSDEVVYSIGYGLTYDAVDIADKTALKIAIELANAITDKDLEKVIPVVANEFKAARDEANVIYNNASATQDEVNAAFDRLASVMQKLEFYVGDKTALKAFIDKVSDLDSTKYTETTWTQFDGALTAANGVYNDVNAMQPEVNEAYTNLVTAFLNLRLIPDKSLLEDLINQAEGLNSANYTKASFDGLTKALNEAKAVYENPNATQEEVDNAKATLEKAIAGLQANPSTPSNVDNTVNTPVNNGDTTVSVKTGDDALVGTLAGLALLSIAGAKVLRKKED comes from the coding sequence ATGAAGAAGAGAAAACTATTGGCTTCGTCATTGGCGTTAGCAATGACAATTGGGGCAACAATGAATCTTAGTTTGGTCAACGCTCAAAGTCGTATTGATCAAATTATGGAAGGAATGACACTTGATCAAAAAATTACCCAAATGATTATGCCAGATTTTAGACAATGGCAACAAGAAGGGGAAACTGCTGTAAGTGATTTAACAGTATTGAATGATGAAGTAGCTAAAATCATTGATGATTATGATTTTGGTGGAGTTATTTTATTTGCAAATAATGTTAAAGAAACTGAGCAAACTTTGAAATTGACAAATGATTTACAAGAAGCAGCAATTTCAAATAAAGCAGGTAATGGGAATTTACCATTATTAATTACAATTGACCAAGAAGGGGGAATTGTTTATAGGTTAGGTAGCGGGACTGCTTTACCAGGAAACATGGCTTTAGGAGCTACTCGTAGTGTTGAAGCAGCTAATGATGTTGGAGAAGTTATTGGGCGTGAGTTAAATGAGCTTGGAATAAATGTTAACTTTGCGCCATCATTTGATACTAATAATAATCCAAATAACCCAGTAATTGGGTTGCGTTCAATTTCTAGTGATCCTAATTTAGTGGCTGAATTAGGGGTTCCGATGATGAAAGGGATGCAAAAACATAATGTAGCTACTGCTGCAAAACATTTTCCTGGACATGGGGATACAGCAACAGATTCTCATACAGGATTACCATTAGTTGATAAATCATATGAAGAATTATCAAAATTAGAATTAATACCATTTCAAGCAGCTGTTGATAATGGTGTAGATATGTTAATGACTGCTCATATTCAATATCCACAAATTGAAAAAGATACAGTTAAATCAATTGCAGATGGTAGTGAGGTTTATGTTCCGGCTACATTGTCAGATGATATTATTAAAGGTGTAGTAAGAGAAAAGATGAATTTTGATGGTGTAGTTGTTACAGATGCAATGAATATGGATGCAATTGCTAAAAACTTCGGAGAAGCACAAGCTGTTATTATGGCAATTCAAGCAGATGTTGATATTTGTTTAATGCCAACTATTTTACGTTCTAAAGCTGATGTAGCTAAATTAGATACTATTATTTCTGAAGTGAAGAATGCTATAAATGAAGGAACAATAACTGAAGATGATTTAAATGATTCGGTTAGAAGAATTTTAACTCTTAAAGAAAATCGCGGAATTTTAGATTATGCTGATGATACAAGAACATGGGAAGAAAAATTAGCAAATGCTAATGAACAAGTTGGCTCAAAAGAAAACCGTGATATTGAAAGAGAAGTTTCAGCACAAGCAGTAACTATTACTAAAAATGAAGATAATATTTTACCATTAAGACCAAAAGATGGGGAAAAAGTTTTATTATTAGGAGCATATGATAATGAATTACCAGGTATGGAATTAAGTATGCGTCGTTTGATTGGTGAAAATGTAATTAGTTCTAATGTATCGTATGAAAGTTTTAGATACAATAGTAATACAACAATTGCTGATTTAAAAGATAAGATAGACTCAGCTGATTATGTTATCGTTATTTCTGAAATAGGTAGTGCAGCACAAATGGAACAAACACATTGGTTAACAAGAGTTCCAACTGAAGTTGTTAATTATGCAAATGAAGTAAATAAAGATGCTGTAGTATTGAGTATTTCAAAACCATATGATGTTGCTAATTATCCAAATGCTAAAGCTGTTGCAGCAGTATATGGTAATAAAGGAATGGATCCAACAGAAGGATTAACTCCTGATAGTGCATTTGGACCAAATATTCCAGCAGGAATCGAAGTTATTTTTGGAGGACATGCAGCTACTGGTAAATTACCAGTAGATGTTAATAAATTTGAAAATGGATCATTTAGTGATGAAGTTGTTTATTCAATTGGTTACGGTTTAACTTATGATGCTGTTGATATTGCTGATAAAACAGCATTAAAGATTGCAATCGAGCTAGCAAATGCAATAACTGATAAAGATTTAGAAAAAGTAATTCCAGTAGTAGCTAATGAATTCAAAGCAGCTAGAGATGAAGCAAATGTAATTTATAATAATGCTAGTGCAACTCAAGATGAAGTAAATGCAGCATTTGATAGACTTGCAAGTGTAATGCAAAAATTAGAATTCTATGTAGGAGATAAAACAGCATTAAAAGCATTTATTGATAAAGTTAGTGATTTAGATTCAACTAAATATACTGAAACTACATGGACACAATTTGATGGTGCATTAACAGCAGCAAATGGTGTATATAATGATGTAAATGCAATGCAACCAGAAGTAAATGAAGCATATACTAATTTAGTAACAGCATTCTTGAACTTAAGATTAATTCCTGATAAGAGCTTATTAGAAGATTTAATTAATCAAGCAGAAGGATTAAATAGTGCAAATTATACAAAAGCATCATTTGATGGATTAACAAAAGCATTAAATGAAGCAAAAGCAGTATATGAAAATCCAAATGCAACACAAGAAGAAGTAGATAATGCAAAAGCTACATTAGAAAAAGCAATAGCCGGATTACAAGCAAATCCAAGTACACCATCAAATGTAGATAACACAGTAAACACACCAGTAAATAATGGCGATACAACTGTAAGTGTAAAAACAGGTGATGATGCATTAGTAGGAACATTAGCAGGATTAGCATTATTAAGTATTGCAGGAGCTAAAGTTCTTAGAAAAAAAGAAGATTAA
- the yabP gene encoding sporulation protein YabP, with the protein MDNNNNIRFEHTPYHNVYLKDRKSIELTGVKNIESFDSLEFLIETSLGFLNITGTDLSLIRLDQEKCEVSIKGNIDSISYVSNKKNPKAKESVFNKLLK; encoded by the coding sequence ATGGATAATAATAACAATATACGATTTGAACATACGCCTTATCATAATGTTTATTTAAAAGATCGAAAAAGTATTGAATTAACTGGGGTTAAGAATATTGAAAGTTTTGATTCTTTAGAATTTTTAATTGAAACTTCATTAGGTTTTTTGAATATAACTGGAACTGATCTTTCTTTGATTCGTTTAGATCAGGAAAAATGCGAAGTTAGTATAAAGGGGAATATTGATTCGATTTCATATGTTTCCAATAAAAAGAATCCTAAAGCAAAAGAAAGTGTTTTTAATAAATTGCTTAAATAA
- a CDS encoding ABC transporter ATP-binding protein encodes MEIIKINNLTKDYGNGKGIFDVTFTIKKGEIFGFLGPNGAGKTTTIRHLLGFIIPKEKKCIINSLDCNKDIDLIQKKIGYIPGEINLMEEISGIQFIKFMADYRGMKNLGRANELIKRFELDPKCKIKKMSKGMKQKVGIVVAFMHDPDILILDEPTSGLDPLMQNEFVNLILEEKKRGKTILMSSHIFEEVEKTCNRVGIIKQGKIVSIEDIDTLRKSKHKIYAITFKNIKDIDSFKKENFSIKNINNNVVEIVIQNEINELIACLNNYQIINLDVVNQSLEEIFMHFYGGEIDNV; translated from the coding sequence ATGGAGATAATTAAGATCAATAATTTAACTAAAGATTATGGTAATGGAAAAGGTATTTTTGATGTTACTTTCACAATAAAAAAAGGGGAAATATTTGGTTTTTTAGGACCTAATGGCGCAGGTAAAACAACAACTATTAGACACTTATTAGGTTTTATAATTCCAAAAGAAAAAAAATGCATAATTAATAGTCTTGATTGTAATAAAGATATTGATCTTATTCAAAAAAAGATTGGATATATACCTGGTGAAATTAATTTAATGGAAGAAATTAGCGGTATTCAATTCATTAAATTCATGGCTGATTATCGAGGTATGAAGAATTTAGGAAGAGCAAATGAACTTATTAAGCGTTTTGAACTAGATCCTAAGTGCAAGATTAAAAAAATGTCTAAAGGAATGAAGCAAAAAGTAGGCATAGTTGTTGCTTTTATGCATGATCCAGATATTTTAATTTTAGATGAACCGACAAGCGGATTAGATCCATTAATGCAAAATGAGTTTGTAAACCTAATTCTTGAAGAAAAAAAACGTGGTAAAACTATTTTAATGTCTTCACATATATTCGAAGAAGTTGAAAAAACTTGTAATCGCGTAGGAATTATTAAGCAAGGAAAAATAGTTAGTATTGAAGATATCGATACTTTAAGAAAATCTAAACATAAAATATATGCTATCACCTTTAAAAACATTAAAGATATTGATAGTTTTAAAAAAGAAAATTTTTCTATTAAAAACATAAATAATAATGTCGTTGAAATCGTTATTCAAAATGAAATCAATGAACTTATTGCCTGTTTGAATAATTATCAAATTATAAATCTAGATGTTGTTAATCAAAGTTTAGAAGAGATCTTTATGCACTTTTATGGAGGTGAAATTGATAATGTTTAA
- a CDS encoding aminopeptidase: MYAKNAWEKYDDKQIQKIMDFNEGYKKFITNGKTERLCVKEVVTKAIDAGYKNLDDVDILKPGDKVYVTNMNKNIALFVIGKQPIEKGLRILGAHIDSPRLDLKQNPLYESEGFALLDTHYYGGVKKYQWVTIPLSMIGVVVKKDGTVIDVNIGEDENDPVVGISDLLVHLSADQLKKEAAKVIEGEDLDVTVASMPLKDSEKDTVKANVLRILKEKYDFEEEDFLSAEIEIVPSGKARDYGIDRSMVAGYGHDDRVCAYTSLMAILDIDLPEYTSCCILVDKEEIGSVGATGAHSLFFENIVSELLSKQDVDSFIKTRKAMANSKMLSSDVSAGVDPLYLSVNDKKNAAYLGKGIVFNKYTGSRGKSGSNDANPEYVAQIRKILDDENVYYQTAELGKVDQGGGGTIAYILGNYNMNVIDAGVAVLNMHAPMEIVSKVDVYEAYLAYRTFLQKI, encoded by the coding sequence ATGTACGCAAAAAATGCATGGGAAAAATATGATGATAAACAAATCCAAAAAATAATGGATTTTAATGAAGGATATAAAAAATTTATTACTAACGGAAAAACAGAAAGGTTATGTGTCAAAGAAGTAGTTACTAAAGCAATTGATGCAGGATATAAAAATCTAGATGATGTTGATATTTTAAAACCAGGGGATAAGGTTTATGTAACTAATATGAATAAAAATATTGCTTTATTTGTAATTGGTAAACAACCAATTGAAAAAGGGCTTAGAATATTAGGGGCGCATATCGATTCACCTAGACTAGATTTAAAACAAAATCCGCTATATGAAAGTGAGGGATTTGCTTTATTGGATACACACTATTATGGAGGTGTGAAAAAATATCAATGGGTTACAATTCCTTTATCTATGATTGGGGTAGTAGTAAAAAAAGATGGAACCGTAATTGATGTAAATATTGGTGAAGATGAAAATGATCCAGTAGTTGGAATTAGTGATTTATTAGTTCATTTATCAGCTGATCAATTGAAAAAAGAGGCTGCTAAGGTAATTGAAGGTGAAGATTTAGATGTTACTGTAGCAAGTATGCCATTAAAAGATAGTGAAAAAGATACAGTTAAAGCTAATGTGTTAAGAATTTTAAAAGAAAAATATGATTTTGAAGAAGAAGATTTTTTAAGTGCAGAAATTGAAATTGTACCAAGTGGTAAAGCACGTGATTATGGAATTGATCGTAGTATGGTAGCAGGATATGGACATGACGATCGAGTGTGTGCGTATACATCATTGATGGCTATTTTGGATATTGACTTACCAGAATATACTAGTTGCTGTATATTAGTAGATAAAGAAGAAATCGGAAGTGTTGGAGCAACCGGAGCACATTCTTTATTTTTTGAAAATATAGTTAGTGAATTGTTATCTAAACAAGATGTTGACAGTTTTATTAAAACACGAAAAGCGATGGCTAATTCAAAAATGTTATCGAGTGATGTTAGTGCAGGAGTAGATCCTTTATATTTAAGTGTTAATGATAAGAAAAATGCTGCTTATTTAGGCAAAGGAATTGTTTTTAACAAATATACTGGGTCTCGTGGTAAAAGTGGATCAAATGATGCGAACCCTGAATATGTTGCTCAAATTAGAAAGATCTTAGATGATGAAAATGTTTATTATCAAACTGCAGAGCTTGGTAAAGTTGACCAAGGAGGTGGCGGAACTATCGCTTATATTCTTGGAAATTATAATATGAATGTTATTGATGCTGGAGTTGCGGTTTTAAATATGCATGCACCAATGGAAATTGTAAGTAAAGTTGATGTTTATGAAGCGTATTTAGCATATCGAACATTTTTACAAAAAATTTAA
- a CDS encoding family 20 glycosylhydrolase produces the protein MSLIKKFKMKKMLALTLAAFMSFTTVTAMPIQPVNAVEEPASLERQLIPLPVDYEVTQDKFTISEDTNIYVKGLDDKQTDELYENVGEYLASKLRPSTGYELPVIKGDNEGTGNIAIVISDSESDLGEEGYKIKTTEAGVEITANQPAGAFMAVQTVRQLLPADIEKTELVEGVSWVIPCSSINDKPEYEYRGSHLDVTRHFFSVEDVKRYIDNMAQYKMNKLHLHLSDDQGWRLEIKGEMYGESLSKLNTIGAQTSTSINGIKAGQYTQEDYKEIVAYAADRYVEIIPEFDMPGHSWAALVSLNFLNSSEDGKPHSGNYDNTKPYEGIDVGFSTFECRNEKTYEFIDEVFRQVAAISPSKYIHIGGDEAHSTSSEDYAYFMNRVTEIAKKYGKTPIGWQNYDGVAEDKEGTVTQFWSTGNAKLKDGIKYVVSPADYAYMDMKYDASCELGLQWAGYNSIEDTYSWDPTNYGDKENIVGIEACLWSETLANNDHLDYMAYPKILSHAEIGWTPKELRSWDTYKPRLIAHGERLENQGIKFNKDEDIWEVPYEPVNGMWNLDEGKGNTITDTEGKYIGTFQGEVGWTDGVNGKALDFNRKGYVDLELGKVKGDWTVACWVKNGTNPHTNAVLFGGSEGDIKLEQYKNTKKLGVSIYGVVDSSFDYSLSEGEWKHVAFVGDSTGTSLYVDGQYIDKVSTTINCPVQRIGAAVNNDINSPGNMSGSMDELNIYNRALEAEEIKAIYDGSVVIIEKETLKAEIDAAESLEKDEYTEKSWKELEDALAVAKEVYANDEATQSQINSAYYALVKAREGLKKELKSNEINIASFNIAANRHPNIAAISDLMEEKQITVAGVQEVDVFTSRNNYDMMQEFVNQGYFGYSHFQKAIDYGGGEYGVGIVSQNELSGQSGASLPSLPGIEGRAYARAEFEKDGKTIAIYSTHLSYEDSDIRRQQIETIINAMDADPTPYKILTGDFNTGDSNSEFYPFLRNYNIANGKDDVWLETIGDTAEGARREIDNIITTRNIKINTVETVNEGLSDHYMLYAQCELLDEEVPNRQLLGYTLEKAESLPSDSYTEASYAVLAKAIEEAKGLAADATQDQINAMIDKLEVVMDQLVESNKIINDSEVGTGVDQFNFVGEWGVSQGYLDRFYNGDEHWFNWARYQEGDIVPYFTITFEGTGIELYGNKDTMMGIYDITVDDGEVIQVDAYNPSTLYQQLLFSVTGLEYGQHTIKVSATRNKNENSTSSDIEIDYAKILYDQDIQEVDKTALKIAVDLANAITDKDLEKVIPVVANEFIAARDEANAIYNDASATQDEVNAAFDILASAMHMLDFVKGDKTALKAFIDDVTGLDSSKYSTDTWAAFEKELNEANVVYNDDNAMQEEVNNAYKELVTAFLNLRLIPDKSLLEDLINQAEGLNSVNYTKATFNGLTKALDEAKVVFDDPNVTQEQVNNAKDLLEKAIAGLQANPSTPSNVDNTVSTPLDNGDTTASVKTGDGSLVGMFATIALLSVAGYTVLRRKEN, from the coding sequence ATGAGTTTAATAAAAAAATTTAAAATGAAAAAAATGTTGGCACTAACATTAGCTGCATTTATGTCTTTTACTACTGTAACTGCTATGCCTATACAGCCGGTTAATGCTGTAGAGGAACCTGCTAGTCTGGAACGACAATTAATACCTCTTCCAGTAGATTATGAGGTAACTCAAGACAAATTTACAATCAGTGAAGACACAAATATCTATGTCAAAGGTTTGGATGATAAACAAACTGATGAATTATATGAAAATGTTGGGGAATATCTTGCCAGCAAGCTTAGACCTTCTACAGGATATGAACTTCCTGTTATCAAAGGGGACAATGAAGGAACTGGAAATATCGCTATCGTAATTTCAGATTCAGAAAGCGATTTAGGTGAAGAAGGCTATAAGATTAAAACTACAGAAGCTGGTGTGGAAATTACAGCAAATCAGCCAGCTGGAGCATTTATGGCTGTTCAAACTGTAAGACAGCTTTTACCAGCTGATATCGAAAAAACAGAATTAGTAGAAGGGGTATCTTGGGTTATTCCATGTTCATCTATTAATGATAAACCTGAATATGAATATCGTGGATCACATCTTGATGTGACAAGACACTTCTTTTCAGTAGAAGATGTAAAACGCTATATCGATAATATGGCTCAGTATAAAATGAACAAATTACATCTTCATTTAAGTGACGACCAGGGATGGCGTCTAGAGATCAAAGGTGAAATGTACGGTGAATCATTGTCAAAACTAAATACAATTGGAGCTCAAACTTCAACAAGTATCAATGGAATCAAAGCCGGACAATATACACAGGAAGACTATAAAGAAATCGTAGCATATGCTGCAGATCGATATGTAGAAATCATTCCAGAATTTGATATGCCAGGACATTCATGGGCAGCATTAGTATCATTGAATTTCTTGAACAGCAGTGAAGATGGAAAACCACATTCAGGAAACTATGACAATACTAAGCCATATGAAGGAATTGATGTAGGATTTTCAACATTTGAATGCCGTAATGAAAAAACATATGAATTCATCGATGAAGTATTTAGACAAGTAGCAGCTATCTCACCATCAAAATATATCCATATCGGAGGAGATGAAGCACATTCAACATCATCAGAAGATTATGCATATTTCATGAACAGAGTAACAGAAATAGCTAAGAAGTACGGAAAGACACCAATTGGATGGCAAAACTATGACGGTGTAGCAGAAGATAAAGAAGGAACAGTAACACAGTTCTGGTCAACAGGAAATGCGAAATTAAAAGATGGTATCAAATATGTAGTTTCACCAGCAGATTATGCATATATGGATATGAAATATGATGCAAGCTGTGAATTAGGATTACAATGGGCAGGATACAATTCAATCGAAGATACATACAGCTGGGATCCAACAAACTATGGAGATAAAGAAAATATCGTAGGAATCGAAGCATGCTTATGGTCAGAAACATTAGCAAACAATGATCATTTAGACTATATGGCATATCCAAAGATCTTAAGCCATGCAGAAATAGGATGGACACCAAAGGAATTAAGAAGCTGGGATACATATAAGCCAAGATTAATAGCTCATGGAGAAAGATTAGAAAACCAGGGAATCAAATTCAATAAGGATGAAGATATCTGGGAAGTACCATATGAACCAGTAAATGGAATGTGGAACTTAGATGAAGGTAAAGGTAATACAATTACTGATACAGAAGGTAAGTATATTGGAACTTTCCAAGGAGAAGTAGGCTGGACAGATGGTGTTAACGGAAAAGCTTTAGATTTCAATAGAAAAGGTTATGTAGATTTAGAATTAGGTAAGGTAAAAGGTGACTGGACAGTTGCTTGTTGGGTAAAAAATGGAACTAATCCACATACAAATGCCGTATTATTTGGTGGAAGTGAAGGAGATATTAAACTAGAACAATACAAAAATACTAAAAAGTTAGGAGTTAGTATTTATGGTGTTGTTGATTCAAGTTTTGATTATTCTCTTTCAGAGGGTGAATGGAAACATGTAGCGTTTGTAGGTGATTCTACTGGAACATCATTATATGTTGATGGTCAATATATTGATAAAGTATCTACAACTATTAATTGTCCGGTACAAAGAATTGGAGCAGCAGTAAATAATGATATTAATAGTCCTGGAAACATGAGTGGTTCTATGGATGAACTTAATATATATAATCGTGCTTTAGAAGCAGAAGAAATCAAAGCAATTTATGATGGCTCTGTAGTAATAATTGAAAAAGAAACATTAAAAGCTGAAATTGATGCTGCTGAAAGTTTAGAAAAAGACGAATATACAGAAAAATCATGGAAAGAATTGGAAGATGCATTAGCTGTTGCTAAAGAAGTATATGCTAATGATGAAGCAACTCAATCTCAAATTAATAGTGCTTATTATGCATTAGTAAAAGCAAGAGAAGGATTGAAGAAAGAATTAAAATCAAATGAAATTAATATTGCTTCATTTAACATTGCAGCCAATAGACATCCAAATATAGCTGCAATAAGTGATTTGATGGAAGAAAAACAAATTACTGTTGCAGGTGTGCAAGAAGTAGATGTATTTACAAGTCGTAATAATTACGATATGATGCAAGAATTTGTAAATCAAGGCTACTTTGGTTATTCACATTTCCAAAAAGCAATTGATTATGGTGGTGGAGAATATGGTGTTGGTATTGTTTCACAAAATGAATTAAGTGGACAATCTGGAGCATCATTACCTAGCCTACCAGGTATTGAAGGAAGAGCTTATGCTCGTGCAGAATTTGAAAAAGATGGAAAAACAATTGCTATTTATAGTACACATCTTTCTTATGAAGATTCAGATATAAGAAGACAACAAATCGAAACTATTATTAATGCAATGGATGCAGATCCAACACCATACAAGATTTTAACAGGTGATTTCAATACAGGTGATTCTAATTCAGAATTCTATCCATTCTTAAGAAATTACAATATTGCAAATGGTAAAGATGATGTATGGTTAGAAACTATTGGAGATACTGCAGAAGGTGCACGTCGTGAAATAGATAACATTATCACAACTAGAAATATCAAAATTAATACAGTAGAAACAGTAAATGAAGGTTTATCTGATCATTATATGTTATATGCTCAATGCGAACTTCTTGATGAAGAAGTGCCTAATAGACAATTATTAGGATATACATTAGAAAAAGCAGAAAGTTTACCAAGTGATTCTTATACAGAAGCTAGCTATGCAGTATTAGCTAAAGCAATTGAAGAAGCAAAAGGATTAGCTGCAGATGCAACACAAGATCAAATTAATGCAATGATTGATAAATTAGAAGTAGTTATGGATCAACTTGTTGAATCAAATAAAATTATTAATGATTCAGAAGTTGGAACAGGTGTAGATCAATTTAACTTTGTTGGTGAATGGGGCGTAAGTCAAGGATATCTAGATCGTTTCTATAATGGAGATGAACATTGGTTCAATTGGGCTCGTTATCAAGAAGGAGATATTGTACCATATTTCACAATTACATTTGAAGGAACAGGAATTGAACTTTATGGAAATAAAGATACAATGATGGGAATCTATGATATTACTGTAGATGATGGAGAAGTAATTCAAGTTGATGCTTATAATCCAAGTACTTTATATCAACAATTATTATTCTCTGTTACTGGATTAGAATATGGTCAACATACAATTAAAGTATCAGCAACTAGAAACAAAAATGAAAATTCAACTTCAAGCGATATTGAAATTGATTATGCAAAAATATTATATGATCAAGATATTCAAGAAGTTGATAAAACAGCATTAAAGATTGCAGTAGACTTAGCTAATGCAATTACTGATAAAGATTTAGAAAAAGTAATCCCAGTAGTTGCAAATGAATTCATTGCAGCAAGAGATGAAGCTAATGCTATTTACAATGATGCAAGTGCTACTCAAGATGAAGTAAATGCAGCATTTGATATACTTGCTAGTGCAATGCATATGTTAGACTTTGTAAAAGGTGATAAAACAGCATTAAAAGCATTTATCGATGATGTTACAGGATTAGATTCAAGTAAATATTCAACAGATACATGGGCAGCATTTGAAAAAGAATTAAATGAAGCTAATGTTGTATATAACGATGATAATGCAATGCAAGAAGAAGTAAACAATGCATACAAAGAATTAGTAACAGCATTCTTGAACTTAAGATTAATTCCAGATAAGAGTTTATTAGAAGACTTAATTAATCAAGCAGAAGGATTAAATAGTGTAAACTATACAAAAGCAACATTTAATGGATTAACAAAAGCATTAGATGAAGCAAAAGTAGTATTTGATGATCCAAATGTAACTCAAGAACAAGTAAATAATGCAAAAGACTTATTAGAAAAAGCAATTGCTGGATTACAAGCTAATCCAAGTACACCATCAAATGTAGATAACACAGTAAGTACACCACTAGATAATGGTGATACAACTGCAAGTGTTAAAACAGGAGATGGAAGCTTAGTAGGAATGTTTGCAACAATTGCATTATTAAGTGTAGCTGGATATACAGTGTTGAGAAGAAAAGAAAATTAG
- the tnpA gene encoding IS200/IS605 family transposase, producing the protein MKDTKSLSHASYRCKYHIVIVPKFRRMVIYNKLRHDIRLIIKTLIERKPGVELIEGELCPDHIHLLLEIPPKYSVAEFMGYLKSKSTLMIFDRHASMKYKYGNRKFWARGYFVDTVGKNEKTVREYIQNQLAEDKLSDQMSMEEFIDPFTGEPVDGYKKKKKSKRPFEGQ; encoded by the coding sequence ATGAAAGACACAAAAAGTTTATCACATGCATCATATAGATGTAAATATCATATTGTAATAGTACCAAAATTTAGAAGGATGGTAATATACAATAAATTAAGACATGATATAAGATTAATTATAAAGACCTTAATTGAAAGAAAACCGGGAGTAGAGCTGATAGAAGGAGAGTTATGTCCTGATCATATTCATCTTCTATTAGAAATACCACCAAAGTATTCTGTGGCGGAGTTTATGGGATACCTGAAAAGCAAGTCAACGCTTATGATATTTGATCGTCATGCAAGTATGAAATATAAATATGGAAATAGAAAATTTTGGGCAAGAGGCTATTTTGTAGATACAGTAGGAAAGAACGAGAAGACAGTGAGAGAATATATTCAAAATCAGTTAGCGGAAGATAAGTTGAGTGATCAAATGAGTATGGAAGAATTTATTGACCCGTTCACAGGAGAACCAGTGGATGGGTACAAGAAAAAGAAAAAAAGTAAAAGACCCTTTGAGGGTCAGTGA
- the yabQ gene encoding spore cortex biosynthesis protein YabQ, translating to MNLVEQIQVIGYSLVFGFVFTFAYSLINRMFYKYHQRLIRIVIQITIGILFGYIYYLGLFKINNGVIRMYFFVCILIGYILYLNYYSYYMYYLIELIIRMIKYILRPMLFLFRKVDGIIKHIKRVIR from the coding sequence ATGAATTTGGTTGAACAGATACAAGTGATTGGATATTCACTTGTTTTTGGCTTTGTTTTTACTTTTGCATATAGTCTTATTAACCGAATGTTTTATAAATATCATCAACGTTTGATAAGAATTGTTATTCAAATAACTATAGGAATATTATTTGGATATATATATTATTTAGGTTTGTTTAAAATTAATAATGGTGTAATTAGAATGTATTTTTTTGTATGTATATTAATTGGGTATATCTTATATTTGAATTATTATAGTTATTATATGTATTATTTAATTGAATTGATAATTCGAATGATAAAATATATTTTAAGACCGATGTTATTTCTTTTTAGGAAAGTTGATGGTATAATAAAACACATAAAGAGGGTGATAAGATGA